A region of Dictyostelium discoideum AX4 chromosome 1 chromosome, whole genome shotgun sequence DNA encodes the following proteins:
- the DG1041 gene encoding hypothetical protein yields the protein MIKLLVTLVIILYQKTYSQELYSFDWNSPRVNINGQPHFKINFYPENPNYKGDFYPDLESNPNTVKYTFKSSCTIYSDTNFLTTDLFTPPININENPSGSLLLLKNVLVIPEGVTVTFYGRVSWLYTIIIKGKLVLDPNANTYYTVSKTIIFPTGVFESKPSSSFNHTIFLPAFEYWNFPSWDPLQTSPFISLGGTVNIIGFNTESIWAGRNTSKSGSYGGSFLRTPFSYSSPGLPLFRMSGSYDPNYNINYSMDQYYTSAIAASPSEIIGEIFGGSGYIVMRPWSKNVFIKGFYNSSMTFTLGSIVNIQNSVFYDIGHTTSNVLDDNILNSNYNVLKYGKNIPDRYPITLLHNKEAVNIKNNMFMDYDYIDTLRESEIPRAFIGAKRSFGTISGNAFALRKGISGISLLYGTEQFDISYNGFISLYSDTSIVSSYRTYPDIDYINVGIITSSPYSTYEGNAFEGKFKGGAIHVIPIQSRYSTLGLASDKLIGIHSGLTQDNTADYKTNNVWNNVVFLSNFFAGETEVRVRYPIGTQPPLKINIKFGWYIRQQPSLTLGSTGNQANIEIFYDSPYIANSLSSNEKVFTNAPNTLNGKYNAISIVNSIAKGNYVFFSETFSCGYLSIKNSLFSHYSSSSLFLKKYTTQLYLSNVNGTKLDIFEGVLGLYPLYNFNPMVNSITSNQLLLSFKPNVDYLLGSNQNIEYIVNEVIQSIDYPSSASPISKVANFPKANGPYTVIVSSNLLYAPNDPSIVGPYYAQTYIVDSGVQLFYLGIDLTPDFSSSSKALSILGNQWTKCGWISGICKVTGKYSKVSPIPSTVTESTTGTIRSATDEVSMLTSYLSNDVTLGIKSSVNLTLPANAEYKFFIYSYNADYTGANIVNSLPIFTIKINGKYQDPYSRPSSPYQKYQKFGPFYWNSGSTDVTLMIEWASDNLKYSIPMCGIEVFSNNTIPYSIPITSGTTTGAPVETSSKSTDSSTTTTTNNNSGEHLSAASPIINSKSTISILISFVVIQIILTII from the exons ATGATAAAGTTATTAGTTACGCTGGTCATTATATTATATCAGA aaactTACTCTCAAGAACTTTATTCATTCGATTGGAACTCTCCACGTGTAAATATTAATGGGCAGCCACATTTCAAGATTAATTTTTATCCAGAAAACCCAAACTACAAAGGTGATTTTTATCCAGACTTGGAGTCAAATCCAAATACAGTAAAATACACTTTCAAATCAAGTTGCACAATATATAGTGACACAAACTTTCTTACCACTGATTTATTTACACCACCAATAAACATTAACGAAAACCCTTCAGGaagtttattattgttaaaaaatgttttggTTATTCCAGAAGGAGTAACAGTTACGTTTTATGGAAGAGTCAGTTGGCTttatacaattattattaaaggaAAATTGGTTCTTGATCCAAATGCTAATACATATTACACAGTCTCCAAAACAATTATATTCCCAACTGGTGTATTTGAATCAAAACCATCTTCAAGTTTTAATCACACAATATTTTTACCCGCTTTTGAATATTGGAATTTCCCATCTTGGGATCCTCTTCAAACATCTCCTTTTATCTCCTTGGGCGGTACAGTTAACATTATTGGTTTTAACACTGAGTCAATATGGGCAGGAAGGAACACATCAAAATCTGGTTCTTATGGAGGTTCATTCCTCCGTACTCCTTTTTCTTATTCAAGTCCAGGATTACCTTTATTTAGAATGAGTGGAAGTTATGATCCAAATtacaatattaattattcaaTGGATCAATATTATACTAGTGCTATCGCAGCATCCCCAAGTGAAATAATAGGAGAAATATTTGGTGGAAGTGGTTATATTGTAATGAGACCTTGGTCTAAAAATGTATTTATCAAAGGGTTTTATAATAGTTCAATGACTTTTACTCTTGGATCGATTGTTAATATTCAAAACAGTGTTTTTTATGATATTGGACATACAACAAGCAATGTTCTCGatgataatatattaaattcaaactATAATGTTCTTAAATATGGAAAAAATATACCTGATAGATATCCAATAACTTTATTACATAATAAAGAAGCAGTAAATATTAAGAATAATATGTTCATGGATTATGACTACATTGATACTTTAAGAGAAAGTGAAATCCCAAGAGCTTTTATTGGTGCTAAACGTTCATTTGGTACAATATCTGGTAATGCATTTGCATTGAGAAAAGGTATCAGTggtatttcattattatatgGAACAGAGCAATTTGATATTAGCTATAATGGGTTCATTTCTTTATACTCGGATACCAGCATAGTTTCATCATATAGAACCTATCCAGACATAGATTATATAAATGTTGGTATAATAACATCATCACCCTACTCTACATATGAAGGAAATGCATTTGAAGGTAAATTCAAAGGAGGTGCAATTCATGTAATCCCAATTCAAAGTAGATATTCAACATTGGGTTTAGCATCAGATAAACTGATAGGTATACACTCTGGATTAACTCAAGATAACACTGCTGATTACAAAACTAATAATGTTTGGAACaatgttgtttttttgaGTAATTTCTTTGCAGGTGAAACTGAAGTACGTGTTAGATATCCAATTGGAACTCAACCCCcactaaaaattaatataaaatttggtTGGTATATTCGACAGCAACCATCATTAACTCTTGGTTCAACCGGAAACCAAGCAAACATTGAAATCTTTTATGATTCTCCATATATTGCAAACTCTCTATCTTCAAATGAGAAAGTATTTACTAATGCTCCAAACACTCTAAATGGCAAATACAATGCGATATCAATTGTTAATTCCATTGCCAAAGGAAATTATGTTTTCTTTTCTGAAACATTTTCGTGTGgttatttatcaattaaaaactcTCTCTTCTCTCATTATTCTAGTTCATCTTTATTCTTAAAGAAATATACCACACAGCTATACCTTTCTAATGTAAATGGTACAAAATTAGATATATTTGAAGGGGTCCTTGGTTTATAtccattatataattttaaccCAATGGTAAATTCAATAACTTCAAATCaacttttattatcatttaaaccaAACGTCGATTACCTTTTAGgttcaaatcaaaatatagAATATATTGTAAACGAAGTAATTCAATCAATAGATTACCCTTCAAGTGCTTCTCCTATTTCCAAGGTTGCCAATTTCCCAAAAGCTAATGGACCTTATACAGTTATTGTTTCATCCAATCTATTATATGCTCCAAATGATCCATCTATTGTTGGACCATATTATGCTCAAACCTATATAGTTGATTCTGGTGTTCAATTGTTTTACCTTGGTATAGATTTAACTCCAGATTTTAGTTCATCTTCCAAAGCACTATCAATTTTAGGCAACCAATGGACTAAATGTGGTTGGATTAGTGGAATATGTAAGGTAACTGGTAAATACAGTAAAGTATCACCAATTCCATCAACGGTAACTGAATCTACAACTGGAACTATCAGAAGCGCAACTGATGAAGTATCAATGTTAACATCttatttatcaaatgatgTTACATTAGGAATTAAAAGTTCAGTAAATTTAACTTTACCAGCAAATGCAGAATACAAGTTTTTCATCTACTCTTATAATGCAGATTACACTGGAGCCAACATCGTCAACTCACTACCCATTTTCACAATTAAGATTAATGGCAAATATCAAGATCCATACTCAAGACCTTCTTCACCTTatcaaaaatatcaaaaatttGGGCCATTCTATTGGAATAGTGGTTCAACTGATGTTACACTCATGATTGAGTGGGCATCTGATAATCTCAAGTACTCAATACCAATGTGCGGTATTGaagttttttcaaataatacaattccTTATTCAATTCCAATTACAAGCGGTACAACAACTGGCGCACCAGTTGAAACATCAAGTAAATCAACAGACTCTTcgacaacaactacaacaaataataatagtggtgaaCACTTAAGCGCAGCTTCACCTATTATTAACTCTAAATCCACTATCTctattttaatatcatttgtagtaatccaaataatattaacaataatttaa
- the gdt4 gene encoding GDT family protein kinase, which produces MKLEQRIFFLICLVINSFSNCSLLVAPDGYYNIYRENKIENILNLKPNGNKSQDSYYPDVCSKAVKNKEGVKSFILSSFPLSTKEYANVIVTKGSHMTLGDGEYHQIFNINRFLNIVCVEGSLVFSTKDVVYMSALVILPGGNFECIDCTIKFRDLYPTNSLIDPFGFLPGIITLGGSLSLLGKQKTVYSAVLIDENILEVQDISSLDIFNGYSLFIFSESFPLGKASTFTFNSNQIKVLEIKIPKTDKSIRVFFYSRFSTFSTSTTASIHITGNSNVHIENFYIDSFGRTTNDQYSDTELIFSQDDPNLITGFINGSNQRFRSSLYIEHSNNVTIKNSVILENRGETRSPLIFFGSNVNISGNIISSKSGSSLIAQYGTENIQSTNNYYSLSLPLLKSLNSTLDSMDYGNEGNGIFSISPKINSINDIFNGQIIAINHIILSDRSSITGFDKDCYSPCYNDSIRVSSKVQHSVEFKITGSTFISSSNYSESSFLFRISETGSKQSSFYKIINSNLSYPISVLLENNAFILDNVYGFGNFTINGLIKRLDIINSTLDPSVTSSISLSNFSKAISIQNSFMDYRSFQKQNNQIYGSIITPYLYYFENTMNLIKVSKMYPNVNHQILAGTVLNMGIEIIIIAPLFGKMDCIFEDESGIQTIPFNKSSNSCVLPYLFKNEGSFNVRVTLSLTKSLDNIIFQVYFPMVTVFNIYSFYSGWAMIDSNIEKEIIIDGNIFKKGCQQQVLGNCTISTNSKLITGLPSVTESDKLNRLFSSGITSINPYEPVTITIPIDKESKKNQIQLFFTHQPIDIETSLLSIYVENQPIFLLEPLQSNLDSTFKNLTFHYENSKSLEKIKITFITRGDIYLTSTAIYSSTNQPIYNEVIGINEQLNILAIVLPITISLFAAASILAGYLVIKKYKKPNMYYNRNTNGNIGMKVFSTKFKRRPKKVIPLSIPLSTNRITKKSLQSLDSMAENPVILLSIPELEKANEPEFNPEKTFLQESELLDLPTPKVEPEEPRINIVPLPRFPTVYKKEDNDKLLKELNITGPITSENIESFFEVDVGLPSLIIKNESEIILQEIDYIETGEIQEMEGSFLEDKSTDTTVIVTKSDGLPKFFQTKVFSKRFNDISKFDNDFFDLKEYIVEHQEESFEIPFMTSEDEVDETKINIIDFLLSPKSNKVALNMYLKSFQNRNHKLCYGKYGSNKNSILVIEGTSYYYDCTDVRLPISTPRSNLNFGITDGNKCIVDRKYRERLQYINVYSEPFRIYTLFPDSNDNVTITTSECCKEIDPFGSLDVDIFVTLKTTTKFNEKVTIRYETDDKELAFSTFVYLNLESQVSSKIDFDEIVLEKYLSEGSFGVVYSAIWRSSSVAVKLFKHHYSKDEIDKETSILSKIKHPNIVSFIGSLNFLNTYGIVIDYHPRGSLNYYTRNQNIKLSMVQNIRISLDISRACSFLHKNGIIHRDLKPDNVLIVSFDPDSSICAKISDFGTCREINGKHELNSKAGTTRYMSPEILEGLPYTYSTDVYSFAILFFELLSGRVPFREIPKREIPRFVRLGTRPRLDQDVFADNDISLILLACWNPNPRGRPTFDTLIDLLEKLLKKYKERAKRNKKNQNQ; this is translated from the exons ATGAAATTAGAACAaaggatattttttttaatatgccTAGTTATCAACTCTTTCTCTAATT gtagtCTTTTGGTTGCTCCAGATGGTTATTATAACATTTACcgagaaaataaaattgaaaatattttaaatttaaaaccaaatgGTAACAAATCACAAGATTCATATTATCCAGATGTGTGTAGTAAAGcggtaaaaaataaagaaggtGTAAAAAGTTTTATCTTATCTTCATTCCCTCTTTCAACTAAAGAGTATGCTAACGTTATTGTAACAAAGG GTTCACATATGACATTGGGTGATGGAGAATATCatcaaatatttaatatcaatagaTTTTTGAATATAGTTTGTGTTGAGGGTTCACTTGTATTTAGTACAAAAGATGTTGTATATATGAGTGCGTTGGTAATATTACCTGGTGGTAATTTTGAATGTATAGATTGCACCATCAAATTTCGAGATCTATATCCAACCAACTCATTAATTGACCCATTTGGTTTTTTACCTGGAATTATTACTTTGGGAGGTTCATTATCTCTTTTAGGAAAGCAAAAAACTGTGTATAGTGCAGTTTTAATAGATGAAAATATATTAGAGGTTCAGGATATTTCATCACTAGATATTTTCAATGgttatagtttatttatttttagcgAATCATTTCCTTTGGGAAAGGCATCAacttttacttttaattcaaatcaaataaaagttTTGGAAATCAAAATACCAAAAACAGATAAAAGCATTAgagtatttttttattcaagaTTTTCTACTTTCTCAACTTCAACTACTGCTTCAATTCATATCACAGGTAACTCAAATGTGCATATCGAAAACTTTTATATAGACTCTTTTGGGAGGACAACAAACGATCAATATAGCGATACAGAATTGATTTTCTCTCAAGATgatccaaatttaattactGGGTTTATAAATGGTAGCAATCAAAGATTTAGAAGTTCTTTATATATAGAGCATTCAAATAATGTTACCATAAAAAATAGTGTTATACTTGAAAATAGAGGAGAAACAAGATCACCATTAATATTCTTTGGttcaaatgtaaatatatCAGGTAATATAATATCAAGTAAATCTGGCTCAAGTTTAATAGCGCAATATGGAACTGAAAATATTCaatcaacaaataattattattcattatctttaccacttttaaaatcattaaattcaactCTTGATAGTATGGATTATGGAAATGAAGGAAATGGTATTTTTTCGATATcgccaaaaataaattctattAATGATATATTCAATGGGCAAATAATAGCAATCAATCATATAATATTATCAGATAGATCAAGTATTACAGGATTTGATAAAGATTGCTATTCACCATGCTATAATGATTCGATAAGAGTTTCAAGTAAAGTTCAACATTCAGtggaatttaaaataacagGATCAACATTTATTAGTTCATCAAATTACTCTGAAAGTAGTTTTCTTTTTAGAATCAGCGAAACAGGTAGTAAACAAAgttcattttataaaataataaattcaaatttaagtTATCCAATTTCAGTATTGTTAGAAAACAATGCATTTATATTAGATAATGTTTAtggttttggtaattttacaattaatgGTCTTATTAAAAGATTGGATATAATAAACTCAACATTAGATCCTTCTGTAACATCATCAATAAGTTTAAGCAATTTTTCAAAAGCAATTAGTATTCAAAATTCATTTATGGATTATAGAtcatttcaaaaacaaaacaatcaaaTCTATGGATCAATTATTACACCTTACCTCTACTATTTCGAAAATACAATGAATCTTATAAAAGTATCAAAAATGTATCCAAATGTAAACCATCAAATTTTAGCAGGTACAGTACTAAATATGggtattgaaattataattatagcACCATTATTTGGGAAAATGGATTGCATATTTGAAGATGAAAGTGGTATTCAAACAAtaccatttaataaatcaagtAATTCATGTGTTTTACCATacttatttaaaaatgaaggCTCATTTAATGTACGAGTTACATTATCACTAACGAAATCTTtagataatattatatttcaaGTATATTTTCCAATGGTTACagtatttaatatatattcattttattcaGGATGGGCAATGATTGATTCAAatatagaaaaagaaataataatagatggtaatatatttaaaaaaggttGTCAACAACAGGTATTAGGTAATTgtacaatatcaacaaattcaaagtTAATAACAGGTTTACCAAGTGTAACAGAATCAGACAAACTTAATAGACTATTTTCAAGTGGTATAACATCTATCAACCCATATGAACCtgtaacaataacaataccaattgataaagaatcaaaaaagaatcaaatccAATTATTTTTCACTCACCAACCAATTGATATAGAAACCAGTCTATTATCAATATATGTAGAGAATCAACCAATATTCCTTTTAGAACCATTACAAAGTAATTTAGattcaacatttaaaaatttaacatttcattatgaaaattcaaaatcattagaaaaaatcaaaattacaTTTATAACAAGAGGCgatatttatttaacatCTACAGCGATTTATTCATCAACTAACCAACCTATATATAACGAAGTTATTGGTATAaatgaacaattaaatatattagcAATTGTACTACCAATAACGATTTCATTGTTTGCAGCGGCATCAATATTGGCTGGTTATttagtaattaaaaaatataaaaaaccaAACATGTATTATAATAGAAATACCAATGGAAATATCGGAATGAAGGTTTTctcaacaaaatttaaaagaagacCCAAAAAGGTAATACCACTTTCAATCCCATTAAGTACAAATAGAATTACAAAGAAATCATTACAATCTTTAGATTCAATGGCTGAAAACCCTGTGATATTACTTTCCATTCCAGAATTGGAGAAAGCCAATGAACCAGAATTTAATCCTGAAAAAACTTTCTTACAAGAATCagaattattagatttaCCAACACCAAAGGTAGAACCAGAAGAGCCAAGAATTAATATTGTTCCCCTCCCTCGTTTTCCAACCgtatataaaaaagaagataacgataaattattaaaagaattgaatATAACTGGTCCTATCACCtctgaaaatattgaatcatTCTTTGAAGTTGATGTTGGTTTGCcatctttaataataaagaatgaATCTGAAATCATTCTACAAGAAATTGATTATATTGAAACTGGTGAAATTCAAGAAATGGAAGGTAGCTTTTTGGAAGATAAATCAACTGATACAACCGTTATAGTAACAAAAAGTGATGGTTTACCtaaattttttcaaaccAAAGTCTTTTCCAAACGATTTAATGATATATccaaatttgataatgatttctttgatCTAAAGGAATACATAGTTGAACATCAAGAAGAATCTTTTGAAATACCTTTTATGACCTCGGAAGATGAAGTAGATGaaaccaaaattaatataatagaCTTTTTACTCAGTCCCAAATCTAATAAAGTTGCACTAAATatgtatttaaaatcatttcaaaatAGAAACCATAAACTTTGTTATGGAAAGTAtggttcaaataaaaattctattCTTGTTATTGAAGGCACatcttattattatgattgtACAGATGTTAGGTTACCAATATCAACACCTCGTAGTAATCTTAATTTTGGAATAACAGATGGTAATAAATGTATAGTTGATAGAAAATATAGAGAAAGGTTACAATATATAAATGTTTATAGTGAACCATTTAGAATTTATACTCTTTTTCCAGATAGTAATGATAATGTAACAATTACAACTTCAGAATGTTGTAAAGAAATAGACCCATTTGGTTCATTAGATGTAGATATATTTGTAACTttaaaaacaacaaccaaa tttaatgAAAAAGTTACAATTCGTTATGAAACTGATGATAAAGAATTAGCATTTTCAacatttgtttatttaaatttagagaGTCAAGTATCatcaaaaattgattttgatgaaaTAGTTCTCGAAAAATATTTATCTGAAGGTTCATTTGGAGTTGTATATAGTGCTATTTGGAGATCATCATCAGTTGCGGTCAAATTATTCAAACATCATTATTCtaaagatgaaattgataaagaaacatcaattttatcaaaaataaaacatcCAAATATAGTTTCATTCATTGGaagtttaaattttttaaatacataTGGTATTGTAATTGATTATCATCCAAGAGgttctttaaattattatactcgtaatcaaaatattaaactATCAATGGTACAAAATATTAG gattTCATTGGATATTTCAAGAGCTTGTTCATTTCTTCATAAAAATGGTATTATTCATCGAGATTTAAAACCAgataatgttttaattgtttcattTGATCCAGATTCTTCAATTTGCGCAAAGATATCAGATTTTGGTACTTGCAGag aaattaatggaAAGCATGAATTAAACTCAAAAGCTGGAACAACACGTTATATGAGTCCAGAAATTTTAGAAGGTCTTCCATATACATATTCTACAGATGTTTATTCTTTTGCAATCCTTTTCTTTGAATTACTTTCCGGAAGAGTACCATTTAGAGAAATTCCAAAAAGAGAAATTCCAAGATTTGTACGTTTAGGAACAAGACCTCGTTTAGATCAAGATGTATTTGCCGATAATGAtatatcattaattttattagcTTGTTGGAATCCAAATCCTCGTGGTAGACCAACATTTGATACTTTAATAgatttattagaaaaattattaaaaaaatataaagaaagagcaaaaagaaataaaaaaaatcaaaatcaataa